In Mytilus trossulus isolate FHL-02 chromosome 6, PNRI_Mtr1.1.1.hap1, whole genome shotgun sequence, a single window of DNA contains:
- the LOC134722044 gene encoding zinc finger protein 595-like: MLSKTRMNNRRKSKRNISDGTKQTNVISPTKKGKKKLSRKRKEDNHRKKPNKLSSIEKCLTKSANEPLKCDTCNKMFKTKGSLTKHARIHIGIKSYICVRCGKGFGRVDVLQRHAMIHTSIKPYLCHTCGKGFCESGALVKHERIHLNQKPYSCDVCHKSFSQSSNLNAHKRIHTGVKPFVCDVCGKRFNKSNTLTLHMKTHTGDKQFECTFCSKRFVQRIQLQMHERIHRKEKPHVCSLCHRQFVQKNHLQRHQRSKCKKVKSSVGTQTLKTKRSAHNLNITSTDEDDDDDDAKSMCSTEQSANNNLNITSMVDDDKAICPTEQSADNLNITSIVDSDESNCTTEKSGDILNTTSIVKDDESNFTTEQSGDILKTTSILEDDESNFTTEQSVDNLNITSVNNNDEAIPPTEQSADNLNLTRIVDDDKSMCSIKQSADNLNITSMVDDDKSMCSTEQSANNLNINSIIDDDESNCSAEKFGDNLNLTSINDDDETSLI; the protein is encoded by the coding sequence ATGTTAAGTAAAACCAGAATGAATAATAGAaggaaaagtaaaagaaatatttcagaTGGGACAAAACAGACCAATGTCATTTCACCAACAAAAAAGGGCAAGAAAAAACTTTCCAGAAAAAGAAAGGAAGacaatcatagaaaaaaaccaaataaactTAGTAGTATTGAAAAGTGTTTAACAAAATCTGCTAATGAGCCATTGAAGTGTGATACATGTAATAAGATGTTCAAAACCAAAGGATCTCTGACAAAACATGCTAGAATACACATAGGTATAAAATCTTACATCTGTGTTAGATGTGGAAAAGGGTTTGGCCGTGTAGATGTGTTACAACGTCACGCGATGATTCACACATCTATTAAACCCTATCTATGTCATACATGTGGCAAAGGATTCTGTGAAAGTGGGGCACTCGTAAAACATGAGAGAATACATTTAAATCAGAAGCCTTATTCATGTGATGTATGTCACAAAAGTTTTAGTCAGAGCAGTAATTTGAATGCACACAAACGAATTCATACTGGGGTGAAACCATTTGtttgtgatgtatgtggtaaacgTTTTAATAAGAGTAATACATTGACTCTGCATATGAAGACACACACTGGAGATAAGCAGTTTGAATGTACTTTCTGTAGTAAACGTTTTGTTCAACGGATTCAGTTACAGATGCATGAAAGAATTCACAGAAAGGAAAAACCTCATGTCTGCTCCTTATGTCATCGACAATTTGTTCAGAAGAATCATTTACAACGACACCAAAGGTCAAAGTGCAAGAAAGTAAAATCATCTGTTGGTACgcaaacattgaaaacaaaacgcTCTGCGCACAACCTAAATATAACTAGCACTGATGAagatgatgatgacgatgatgCTAAATCGATGTGTTCAACAGAACAATCTGCGAACAACAATCTTAATATAACTAGCATGGTTGATGATGATAAAGCAATTTGTCCTACAGAACAATCTGCAGACAATCTAAATATAACTAGCATTGTTGACAGTGATGAATCGAATTGTACAACAGAAAAATCTGGGGACATCCTAAATACAACTAGCATCGTTAAAGATGATGAATCGAATTTTACAACAGAACAATCTGGGGACATCCTAAAAACAACTAGCATCCTTGAAGATGATGAATCAAATTTTACAACAGAACAATCAGTGGACAACCTAAATATAACTAGCGTCAATAACAATGATGAAGCAATACCTCCAACAGAACAATCAGCGGACAATCTAAATTTAACTAGGATCGTTGATGATGATAAATCAATGTGTTCAATTAAACAATCTGCGGACAATCTAAATATAACTAGCATGGTTGATGATGATAAATCAATGTGTTCAACAGAACAATCTGCTAACAATCTAAATATAAATAGCATCATTGACGATGATGAATCGAATTGTTCAGCAGAAAAATTTGGGGACAACCTAAATTTAACTAGCATCAATGATGATGACGAAACAAGTCTTATTTAG